In Solanum lycopersicum chromosome 3, SLM_r2.1, the genomic stretch AATCCAACACAAAGTTAATTATTCATTAGTTATAAGTTACACGTCTTCCAACATGACTTTTAAGTATTTTCAGTTTTCTAAGCATCAATATATTTGCAATTTTCTAAGCATCAAgatctttttcaattttctagatgtatattaaattaaattaaattaattggtCTCATTATATAAACTCCAACACCTGCATCTTGAGAAACCTTCGAGACCTTCTCATTATTATCAGAGGGCAATGCTTCAGATGATTTAGACATTTCATGCAGTCACTCTACCCTAACTGAAATTTCGAAATGGTTCAAAGAAGCTGAAGAGTCAAAAACGAAATTTAGGAATATAAATAGTTAAGTTCATTaatctctctatctatctatctatatatatgtatagtgtAATCCATTGTCATTTCTATACTTTTATCCTCTCTATATAGTTTTGAtatttcttgtatttgtttttctttaatatatatcttattcttgatttgtttttgctaattattaattcttatttatttttcttctatttcagTTTTTTATCTTACAGTTTTGAATTCTTCACTTCTCATTCACATCATCAGGTAAGTAATAGAAATGATGTTCGTTTCacaaaaatataatgtaatatGTAGGAAAATTGTGATATGTATGACATTTTTTAGTAGTATAAATCGTATAGACTTTAGATCCATACAAAGTTATTATTTCTTTGAGTGGATACTTTTTTGAAGATGTATAcccaatatttttaaataagatattttaaatatgtcaaCCATTTATTTCaagtttcttatttttgagTATAGTTCGCTTATATTATATTCCATAACatgattatatttaaataatttaattaatatttttctgaaatttaCATATGAAAGGACTCATAATCTTGAATCAAACAAAGAAAGTTGTTCGTGCAATTGGATgtttatatatcaattaaattttctaatgctaataataattaactatcTCTATCACAAATATACACTATTTTCTTATAAGTGTATCCCATGAGATTGACAATGATACATTATCCACCTTAAAGAAACATATGTTGATCAATATTTGTACATCATGAAATATGACTTTCATTCGGCAACAACTTCTTGATATGCATATGTCTACAAAAAGGAGGGGATAGTTTCTTATACAAGATACAAATTTTAACACGTGTCGAACACTTGCAAACATAATCACTGTTACTTGTgtaaactaaaaattatttgttgttaaaatattaaaaagaattaagaaaatgttgtactaagtataagatatattataactatataagaaaaatatcacataCATCAAGTTAATTGATTGTGTATAACTACAAAcaactataattatttttcaaaatttagttaCTCAATATTACTTGCAAATATCATAgaattttttgtactaattaaCACAAGACACACGTGCAATGCACGTGCCTAGAAACTAGTATAATAAAAATGGTGACAAGACACAAGTATACTTAGATTATGACCAAAATTTTAGACATAAACTTTAATCAAAccaatgtcatattatctacaaattcattttttgcaattttatatatcttttggCTTATGTGACACATAGGGGTGTCAAATGGGCAGGTTGGGTTGAAATTAGAGATATTCAAATgagttgaaataaaaattgagtttgGTTTTGACCCGTCCAAGTTTAGTTTAGGCTCAAATGAGTTGGGTTCCAATGAGCTAAAaacgggttgggtcgtgacccGCCCAATTTGATacgattaatttcaataattttaacatagaGATATTCAACTTTTACAATCAAAATGTAAATTTCAActaaagatttatttttaaaaaaatagtaacaaaTTGATAGATGAATCGCaaaagatattaaatatataataattcatacctttAATAGATGAATATATCTTTGTAAAGAGTTTTAAAATAGGTTGAAATTGGAGAATGAACTAGGCTCAATTGAGGATTCTCTGAAATGTGTTAGACTTGAATGAGTTAAGATTGAACTCAATTCGAATTCTCTTGAGCCCGatccttaattattattttttttgggggggggggagaatTACCCTTAAAATTATCAATCAGGtgtttaaaaaaattggcaGCACGTGTCGTGCCCAGAAGATAGTGCAACGTAGTTCGgaaggagtagaaaattatttataaaataaattcaagaggATAATAGGACCCTAATATAATATGagtatgtctctgagatttcggacataggttgagaggtacttattcattttcCCAAACAAACACTTGAAAATATTATAGATTAAGTAGtatatttagtgtatattaGAAGTAGTATATATAATACAATGTAAGTGTTCTAATATAATACAtagtatattatttgtataccgtgtatatattattatattaaaagtatatAGATAGTATAATGTAAGTATTCTAATACATTAGATAGTATATTGTATgtatatttagtatatattagaagtatatatgcataatataatgtaaatattatattatattatatcatattaagTAGTATATTTAGTATACATTATGGGAAATGCTCAAGTACCCCGTAGACTATCATCGAAGTTCCAGAGGTACATCTTAGCTAAACTAAGGtttattacccctgaacttattttttgtaattttaacaCCTTTTGTGTTACAATGTTTGGTTTTATTATTACAATGTTTATTTACCATCTTGTAGCGGCCACTTGCCAAAGCGACAATCAAAGTTAGGAAATTATATAGAtacaaattcaaacaaaaagatATCCAATGAAATAAACcctaaacattaaaaatactatTTATCCTTATAACAAAAATGACAGtcttatcaatattttataattgaCCAGCACAACAGAGGGTCTACACAAATTACACTTAAGAATTATTATCCATGTCCAGAGAAGCTAATAACTCTAGAAGTAAAACATTGTAATTATGAAACCAAAATAGTTTATCCTGCGCTATCTAAAAGTAAAACATCATATGACATTGATTGTGTTTTGCTATGGAGCACCCAATTAGGTCTCTTGTTAGCCTTAACGATAGTTATCCCTCACAAGTTTGCGGTGAACCAAAACTGAATAACAAGGCATTCATCgttttatttaatattcttttttccGTTTTGTCAATCCATTAGGTTGTGATGTATAAGGAGCAgtattttgatgaataataccatactCCAAACATATCTCAGCAAAAGGAGATTTGTATTCTCCATCATATCACTCTTCATCGTTTTATCCTTTGATTAATTATTTCTCCActtaatttttgtattgctttaatgcatcaattgcttcatcttTACTATTaaacaaatatacataacaaaatcgagtgcaatCGTCAGTAAATTTGTTCACTCtatatcatttttatcttttgatttaattgattcTCCACCATACATtgcttgtatggtgttcacaaACCATAAGAGACTTCATTATGTGTTCACCCATAAAGAGTTAAATCTTCCCCAGAGGAGATGGTTTGAGTTcctcaaggattatgatataaGTGTGCATTACCATTCTGGTAAGGCTAAAGTAGTAGCAAATTCTCTTAGTAGAATatatatgggtagtgtagcacatgtagaggaagaaagaaaagagctaGCAAGGGATGTTCATAAGTTTGCTCGATTAGGAGTCCGTCTTATGATAAAAGTTTGTATTATGGTAGTGTGAAAGTTCAAAATGGATCAAAGTCTTCATTAGTAccggaggttaaggaaaagcaagacaatGATCCGATATTACTCGAACTCAAGGGTGAAGTCCATCAACAGAGACttgaggttttctcccaagagGGAGATGGTGTGCTTCGTTATTAAGGTCGATTATGTGTTCCTGAGGTGTGCGAGTTGAGACAACAGATTCTTGCAGAAACCCATAACtctagatattctattcatccaggggCCACTAAGATGTACAGGATCTGCGGGAAGTCTTTTGGTGGAATGACTAAGAAGGATATAACAGATTTTGTGGCTAAGTGCCCTAATTATCAGCAAGTGAAATTAGAACGTCAtaaatttggaggtatgactcaatagatcgatattcctacttgaaagtgggaagtgataatatggatttcattacAGTATTACTTCGTAATCGCAAATAGCATGACTTCATTTGGGTGATAGTCGATAGAGTTACTAAATCTTCATACTTTTTGCCGTtcaagactacagattcggCGGAGGACTACACCAAACTTTAAATTAATGAGATAGTCAGGTTGCATGgagttcctttgtctatcatttcggATAGAGGTCCTCATTTTACCTCTTATTTCAGGAAGTCATTTaagaaaaggtcttggtactgaGGTTAATCTTAGCAAAATATTTTATCCACGGACGGATGGAGAGGTAGATCATActattcagaccttagaggacatgttgagagatTATATTATCGACTTCAAGGGCAGTTGGGATGATAACCTTCTTTTTAtagagtttgcctacaataataactaccattccagcattcagatgaCCCCTTATGAGGCATTGTATGAGCCTAGATGAAGATCTTCAATTGGTTGGTTTAAAGTAGGTGAAATAGCCTTAATAGGCCACcattatgctatggagaaagtgcaactcattagaggcAAACTTAAGATCGCCAAGTGTCGCCAGAAGTCTTATGCAAAtataaggagaagggaactagagttctaAGTTGATAATTGAGTTTTCATAGAAGTATCACCTATGAAAAGAGTGATGAGATTTGACAAGAAACAGAAGCCTAGTCCCAGGTATGTAGGCCCTTACCAAATATTGAAAAGGTTTGGTAAAGTGacttatgagttagagttacTAGCAAATTTAGTAGCAGTGCATCCAGTTTTTCACATTTCACTGTTAAAGAAGTGTATGAGTGATCCAACATCCGTAAtaccattagagagtgtggttgtgaaagatagtctttatTATAAGGATGTACCAATTGAGAttcttgatcgtcaggttacaAGGTTTAGAAATAAGGAAGAAGTCGCTTcattcaaggttttgtggaggattcAGTCTGTAAAaagagctacttgggaagcacaAGCAACCATGAAGGCCaaatatcctcatctctttccttctgattccactccagcttgaggtaatatttctttttcaatttttcagtCATTCATGCCCAAATTCAGTCCCAGTATCATATTCCTTCAGCTTGTACTTACATTTTTTAGTGTATTTGCATATTCATGGAACTAGTTCAGTTAGAAATCAATCTTCAGTGTTTAGTGGTAATGTTGTATCTCtttccctctatttcagctagttcAATCTTCATTCGAGAACGAATGATCCCAATgaggagataatgtaacaccccatatccAAAAATGACCTTAGTGCAGTTCGCCAGAATTTGTAGGTGCAACCCACAGACAGTAAGGTGACCCACGACCCGTGTTGGTGGTCTGTGGTTCGCAACTGCGACCCTTCCCCAAAACCCTCATGTGTGCTGATCGATGCCCAGATTTCAGCCCTCAGTTGCAAACAACGATCGATAGTACAAACCGTCAGTTAATCGATGGTTCATCGGTCCAGTCCATCAATGACTCTGACAATAGTTAAGTCAGGAGTCTTTTGGTCTACTCCTATTTTGTTGAACCCTAAACTTCGTCGTTTAACCCCTAAATTATGAGGCTTTAGTCAGTTTAATCCTAGAGGCATAActagaacttacctaagtcaaatcattaaacaaaaactaaaataaattagagCTAGAGAGGAGAAAAGAAGTCAAGAACCTTAGTTCTAGAACGCAACAAGATTCCATCATATCCAACCCCGAAATCGAAAGATTTTTCCATGAAATTTGTCACCAGGTATATGGAATTTCACTAGTAGGTTCTTTTCACCCATTAGGTTTGTAGAATTCAGTTAGATTCTCGATTCCCTTATTATGACTAGACCTAGTATTTTCTTGAAGTTTAgaaaaatatcatgaattagttatttaaatGTTCCAAACCAAGATATCATTTTATTACTTCGTTTCTTGCATGAATTTAATAACCCttgttatgtatttatttagttattgaattacacCTGCTTGATcagatacttcatatatacatgcctcaatttTGAATGTGTCATTATTAGTATaataatgttgcattctcagtttacATGTCAATTTAAGTTGTCCACTATATTACAGAATTTCAGTCTTAATGTGTTAATCACTTAATCGATGGGCAGTAGCATAATACGGAGTTGGAGTAGGGTCAGTCACCCATATAATCCCAAAACTACGAGTCGCATAGGTTGTAACTTCCCTATGAGGGCATGATTTCAGTGATTCGCCAACATGCCTCTACACCTTTGGTTAGGTGTATTGGGTCCTCTcggcgtatacatcagactccacatttatctCTTGTGATTTTATGACTCCCAAAGTTCAGTAAGAATCTATTACATTAACCAGGTTTCTGTATTCAGTATTCAGTCTCAGCATATCATAATTTGGTCGTTTCATTCAGTTTAGTTATGTTTAGTATTTCAGTATCCTTATCATgttcaaataatattattgttgtatCGCTTTGTTCAAGTATAtattatttcagctttattctatcTATCATGTTGAGTACCTTTCCGCATACTCtacgctacatcttctcgtgatgtaggtccAGGTTCTCGATGTCGCGCATAGATCGGTTCCAATCTTTAACTCAGCAgtatcagtggtgagtcctcattctctgaggacaataGTCAAGTTATCTTTCCAGTATTTCAGtattttagtttcagttttgctagatttagctggggcatCTCTCAGCACTTCTCGTCAATTATAGgtcattttcagacatagttagattcaacttagtatttgAGTTTGATATTTCAGTTGTTATTGAACTCTTCTCAAATTATTTAATACATTCAGTTTTAggatgggtattccccatcattttcatttcatgatTAGCTTCCGTAGAGTTTCATTGTTTAGTTTACTTTAGCATGCTCATGATTATGCaagtagggttagcttggggtcactcGTTATCCTATGTCTCATGTGCGCGTCTCGGgagtagctcggggcgtgacacaCCATGTATGTAATTTTTGATCCATGAGAGGACCGAGCATTTATATTTGTTGATCATGTAgtatttttgtttcattataTGTGATTGGGagtttttgttttataattgtTGTCATATGCGTTGTTTTATGTTATTTCCTTATGGAGAATTGTTTACATTCATATATTAGACTAGCTTTGTGATTCTACTAGCATACTTTGGTTTGTATTATGATATTGAACCAATTACTTTATTGTTGAGTACAAGGAATGTTTAACAATTGATTTGAGACCTCAGTTAACAGATGTTTGACTATGAATCCAAGTATGAGCTACTCTGAGTTCTTCTGCATCTACTTGTCCATCTTTTGGACACATACACTTTAGGTTTTTAGTTTCATAGTTGCATCCCCCGTCTCGACTATTTAGAGTGTTGGTATGCTGATTTTCAGTTTCTAAGGATCTTATTTCCGCTCAAACTTTTTTGGATACTAGTTTTTGTATACACTCTTTGTGCGTATAACCCCCCGTATTAATgcgtatattattttttaaaaagtaaatcatatc encodes the following:
- the LOC138347673 gene encoding uncharacterized protein, with translation MRFDKKQKPSPRYVGPYQILKRFGKVTYELELLANLVAVHPVFHISLLKKCMSDPTSVIPLESVVVKDSLYYKDVPIEILDRQVTRFRNKEEVASFKVLWRIQSVKRATWEAQATMKAKYPHLFPSDSTPA